The following proteins are encoded in a genomic region of Asterias amurensis chromosome 5, ASM3211899v1:
- the LOC139937343 gene encoding ficolin-2-like yields MFAAENRALDNFTFDTKMVRHFVLCGRECTMITNCKSVNYFKTKKICQLSNSTRVEDPQSFIEHEGSLYFDGYSETPGFSVMAAVEPPPRTSSCKKLLEAGYTASGVYTIYPSTSYTGGLPVYCDMELDGGGWIMLQRRIDGTVDFYEDWAHYQTGFGDLSGEFWLGNEQMASLTSGGSWDLRVDLTDFDGTTAFAKYGAFGLTGANYYLSIGTYDASSTAGDGLGYHRNRPFSTKDNDNDDFSSGSCAEARNGGWWFGYCIHSHLNGEFYLDGSFRDNDGIVWKQWHNDLNPLQASSMKMRETE; encoded by the coding sequence ATGTTCGCTGCGGAAAATAGAGCCCTTGACAATTTCACTTTCGACACTAAGATGGTTCGACATTTTGTCCTCTGTGGGCGAGAATGCACCATGATCACAAACTGCAAGTCGGTCAATTATTTTAAGACCAAGAAAATTTGTCAATTGAGTAATTCTACGAGGGTCGAGGATCCCCAATCATTCATAGAACATGAAGGGAGCTTGTACTTCGATGgttattctgagacccctggttTCTCTGTGATGGCGGCTGTAGAGCCACCACCACGCACCTCAAGTTGTAAGAAGTTATTGGAAGCCGGTTACACGGCTAGTGGTGTGTACACGATCTATCCATCGACATCATACACCGGCGGTCTACCGGTCTACTGTGACATGGAGCTTGACGGCGGGGGTTGGATCATGCTGCAGAGACGCATTGACGGCACCGTGGACTTCTACGAAGACTGGGCACACTATCAGACCGGCTTCGGTGATCTCTCCGGTGAGTTCTGGCTGGGGAACGAACAAATGGCATCTCTAACCTCTGGTGGAAGTTGGGACCTCCGGGTAGATCTTACCGATTTTGATGGTACTACGGCGTTCGCAAAGTACGGGGCTTTCGGACTGACTGGCGCGAACTACTACCTGTCTATCGGGACGTATGACGCCAGTAGCACCGCTGGTGACGGTCTAGGATACCACAGAAACAGGCCCTTCTCAACAAAGGATAATGACAACGATGACTTCAGTTCCGGTAGTTGTGCAGAAGCAAGAAATGGCGGCTGGTGGTTTGGGTACTGTATACATTCACATTTAAATGGAGAATTTTATCTAGATGGAAGTTTTCGGGATAACGATGGTATTGTGTGGAAGCAATGGCATAACGACTTGAATCCTCTACAGGCGAGCAGCATGAAGATGCGTGAAACAGAGTGA